A window from Planktothrix sp. FACHB-1365 encodes these proteins:
- a CDS encoding HEAT repeat domain-containing protein produces MEDEELSVINTQDPLESPLDQLDDGEVAKPDPEEMLLLLRSPESQGRMIAARAFCEIQDGRAIPDLIGLLQDACPLVRVSVAYALGRNSNSQAVEALIEQLNRDWNGYVRKGIVWALGTCGDRRALEPLLDALKTDIPAVRLWAASSLGQMAKVGYEIVIRAIPPMIEAMRQDPIAAVRSNCAWALGQLCRELPSNVVYAVAIDALIEALEEDADMGVKDDAKSSLLRVGDPRGLQIIEDLEMDGLL; encoded by the coding sequence ATGGAGGATGAAGAACTGAGCGTAATCAATACCCAAGACCCGTTAGAGAGTCCTTTGGATCAGTTGGATGATGGCGAAGTGGCCAAACCTGATCCAGAGGAAATGTTGCTGTTGTTAAGATCACCGGAATCCCAAGGGCGGATGATCGCAGCACGGGCATTTTGCGAAATTCAGGACGGGCGTGCTATTCCTGATTTGATTGGTTTATTACAGGATGCTTGCCCCCTCGTGCGGGTGAGTGTCGCCTATGCTTTAGGGCGCAACTCTAATTCTCAAGCCGTTGAAGCTTTAATTGAACAACTCAACCGCGACTGGAATGGTTATGTCCGTAAAGGCATTGTTTGGGCCTTGGGAACCTGTGGCGATCGCAGAGCCTTAGAACCCTTACTAGATGCCCTAAAAACTGATATTCCGGCGGTACGCTTGTGGGCGGCGAGTTCTCTTGGTCAAATGGCGAAAGTCGGTTATGAGATTGTGATCCGAGCTATTCCCCCCATGATTGAAGCGATGCGTCAAGACCCCATCGCGGCGGTTAGAAGTAATTGTGCTTGGGCGTTAGGACAATTATGTCGAGAACTGCCTTCCAATGTTGTTTATGCTGTGGCGATTGATGCCTTAATTGAAGCGTTGGAAGAAGATGCAGATATGGGGGTTAAAGATGATGCTAAATCCTCTTTATTAAGAGTCGGTGATCCGCGAGGATTACAAATTATTGAAGACTTAGAAATGGACGGTTTATTATAG